The Streptomyces phaeolivaceus genome has a window encoding:
- a CDS encoding relaxase/mobilization nuclease domain-containing protein, with amino-acid sequence MIPSVNNTGSKTFGLLKYLYDTGKYEDHTDPHLVASFDGMAPDPGRDPNATLEDLQQLLDQPVMALPKHTRPAKHVWHTSVRATADDRILSDEEWGEIARRIVAATGIDPGDGQPGCRWAAVRHADDHIHIVATLVCEDGSRPDDFRSGKRAQAECRLIEKELGLHQVAPGDGTAAQRPTSAERHKAERQGRERTAREELRETVRRAVSGAGSDEEFFDRLAAAGVLIRKRAAPSGDLLGYKVALPGDLNKDGEPVFYPGARLAPDLSLPRIRERWSGGTGAEPTPRQEDTVRTGPGAPTSARRGTASAAWQAVLIVEHGDDAVAAAHIAAAGEVLDALAKTSAAHTRRELRDAATAFERASRSHVRAVRGHDRALRQAARDLVHAGPALGRGEDGATTAMAIDMLFFLITAAAHWHARKGHAQQAEAAAQAAGHLRTAYQAAAAQPLGVLYQRGRRLSRPVLQRQTVLLRETLPGLAEQILAEPGWYALATTIAEAEAAGHDPADLLSAAVGRRELDTAESVSDVLVWRMRRTADLPADASPLSESGTAGVQPATRRTAPQTSAPGRRRSSKEETSSKTR; translated from the coding sequence GTGATCCCCAGCGTCAACAACACCGGATCGAAGACCTTCGGCCTCCTCAAATACCTCTACGACACCGGCAAGTACGAGGACCACACCGACCCCCACCTCGTCGCCTCCTTCGACGGCATGGCCCCCGACCCCGGCCGCGACCCGAACGCCACCCTCGAAGACCTCCAGCAACTCCTGGACCAACCCGTGATGGCCCTGCCGAAGCACACCCGTCCGGCCAAGCACGTCTGGCACACCTCCGTCCGCGCGACGGCGGACGACCGGATCCTGTCCGACGAGGAATGGGGTGAGATCGCCCGGCGGATCGTGGCCGCCACCGGCATCGACCCCGGCGACGGGCAGCCCGGCTGCCGCTGGGCCGCCGTACGCCACGCCGACGACCACATCCACATCGTCGCCACCCTGGTGTGCGAGGACGGCAGCCGCCCCGATGACTTCCGCTCCGGCAAACGCGCCCAGGCCGAGTGCCGCCTCATCGAGAAGGAACTCGGCCTCCACCAGGTCGCCCCCGGCGACGGCACCGCCGCCCAGCGGCCCACCAGCGCCGAACGCCACAAGGCCGAACGCCAGGGTCGCGAGCGCACCGCCCGCGAGGAGCTGCGGGAGACGGTACGGCGCGCGGTGTCCGGTGCGGGGAGTGACGAGGAGTTCTTCGACCGGCTCGCCGCTGCCGGCGTCCTGATCCGTAAGCGCGCCGCTCCCTCCGGAGACCTCCTCGGATACAAGGTCGCTCTGCCCGGCGACCTGAACAAGGACGGGGAGCCGGTGTTCTACCCCGGCGCGCGTCTGGCCCCCGACCTGTCGCTGCCCCGCATCCGGGAGCGTTGGTCCGGCGGCACCGGGGCCGAGCCGACGCCGCGGCAGGAGGACACGGTCCGTACGGGGCCCGGCGCCCCGACCTCTGCCCGCCGCGGGACGGCATCGGCCGCGTGGCAGGCCGTGCTCATCGTCGAGCACGGCGACGACGCGGTCGCCGCCGCCCACATCGCCGCCGCCGGCGAGGTCCTGGACGCGCTCGCGAAGACCTCCGCCGCCCACACCCGCCGCGAACTGCGAGACGCCGCAACAGCGTTCGAGCGGGCCTCCCGCTCCCACGTCCGCGCCGTACGCGGGCACGACCGCGCGCTGCGGCAGGCCGCCCGCGACCTCGTCCACGCAGGGCCCGCCCTCGGCCGCGGAGAGGACGGTGCCACCACCGCGATGGCGATCGACATGCTGTTCTTCCTCATCACCGCCGCCGCCCACTGGCACGCGAGAAAGGGCCACGCCCAGCAGGCCGAAGCCGCCGCCCAGGCGGCCGGGCACCTGCGCACCGCCTACCAGGCCGCCGCCGCCCAGCCGCTCGGCGTGCTCTACCAGCGCGGCCGACGTCTGAGCCGGCCGGTGCTCCAGCGGCAGACCGTGCTGCTGCGCGAAACGCTGCCGGGGCTCGCCGAGCAGATCCTCGCCGAGCCCGGCTGGTACGCCCTGGCCACGACCATCGCGGAAGCCGAAGCCGCCGGCCACGATCCGGCCGATCTTCTCTCCGCCGCGGTCGGGCGTCGTGAACTCGACACCGCGGAGTCGGTGAGCGACGTGCTGGTGTGGCGGATGCGACGGACGGCCGATCTGCCCGCCGACGCCTCGCCCCTGTCCGAAAGCGGCACCGCTGGGGTCCAGCCCGCAACGCGCAGGACGGCCCCCCAGACCTCCGCACCCGGCCGCCGCCGCAGCAGCAAGGAGGAGACATCGAGCAAGACCCGGTGA